In one window of Pristiophorus japonicus isolate sPriJap1 chromosome 9, sPriJap1.hap1, whole genome shotgun sequence DNA:
- the LOC139274055 gene encoding zinc finger protein 239-like, which translates to MRGRCGPMPRTRTCGSGLSPSEGQLRGFLPRVHTGERPFTCSVCEKGFTRSSDLLKHQRIHTGERPFICSVCRKGFNRSSNLLTHQRIHTGERPFICSVCGKGFNCSSNLLSHQRIHTGERLFNCSVCEKGFTNSSDLLTHHRVHTGEKPFTCSMCEKGFIRSSDLLKHQRIHSEEKPFACSVCKRGFNRSSNLLAHQRIHTGERPFTCSVCERGFNRSSNLLTHQRVHT; encoded by the exons aTGCGCGGGCGGTGTGGGCCCATGCCCCGAACaagaacctgcggctccggcctttccccgagcgagggacagctgcggggctttctcccg cgagttcacactggggagaggccattcacctgctccgtttgtgagaagggattcactcgttcgtcCGACCTTCTGAAGCACCAACGGATTCACACTGGGGAGCgcccgttcatctgctccgtgtgtagGAAGGGATTTAATCGCTCATCGAACCTGCTGacccaccagcgaattcacactggggagaggccattcatctgctccgtttgtgggaagggatttaattgctcatcaaacctgctgagccaccagcgaattcacactggggagaggctgttcaactGCTCGGTGTGTGAGAAAGGATTCACTAATTCATCCGATCTTCTGACACAccatcgagttcacactggggagaagccattcacctgctccatgtgtgagaagggattcattcGTTCATCTGACCTTCTGAAACATCAGCGAATTCACTCTGAGGAGAAGCCGTTTGCCTGCTCTGTGTGTAAGAGGGGGTTTAATCGGTCATCGaatctgctggcacaccagcgaattcacactggggagaggccgttcacctgctcagtctgTGAGAGGGGATTTAATCGGTCAtcgaacctgctgacacaccagcgagttcacacataa